The Triticum aestivum cultivar Chinese Spring chromosome 3A, IWGSC CS RefSeq v2.1, whole genome shotgun sequence genome includes a region encoding these proteins:
- the LOC123061015 gene encoding FAD synthase isoform X2 codes for MEIDAAVRASSDGRLRTKYDNAVYVVQRAFALYPFEEIAFSFNGGKDSTVLLHLIRAGYYLHKTSCGDEAQINTVQNCPLRTIYFETPCAFPEINSFTYETVSTYGLPLETIRSDFKSGLEGLLKEKSTKAIFIGTRIGDPNAVGQEQFSPSSPGWPPFMRVNPILDWSYRDVWSFLLTCKVKYCSLYDEGYTSIGSIYDTVPNALLSDSSTGNSFRPAYMLSDGRLERAGRAKKTSNNTETNSVASNGMNNAEGEQMIARSASVIVVGDEILFGTVEDKFGAALCKKLHEIGWRVSHVTVVHNEIDSVAEEVKQCKSTDDVVFIFGGLGPLHSDISLAGVAKAFGVRLAPDEEFEEHLSQLIGNSYIGDRNEMALLPEGITELLHHKMLPLPLIKCKNVIILSATNVDELDMEWNCLLDTQESGLLRTKPFVSKHLSTLLPDVKIAPVVAKLCLEFSDVYIGSHRISRTGPLVVSLIGKDYQRVEGAAAKLSGSFLGLFSQVDSCK; via the exons ATGGAGATCGACGCGGCGGTCCGCGCGAGCAGCGACGGCCGGCTGCGCACCAAGTACGACAACGCCGTCTACGTCGTCCAGCGAGCCTTCGCGCTCTACCC GTTTGAGGAGATTGCCTTCAGCTTTAATGGCGGGAAGGATTCAACC GTACTCTTGCATTTAATACGGGCAGGCTACTATCTTCACAAAACAAGTTGTGGGGACGAAGCTCAAATCAATACTGTTCAAAACTGTCCGCTGCGTACCATCTATTTCGAGACCCCTTGTGCTTTCCCTGAAATCAACTCATTCACTTATGAAACAGTCTCAAC TTATGGTTTGCCACTGGAAACTATCCGATCAGATTTCAAATCTGGTCTAGAAGGCCTATTGAAAGAGAAGTCTACTAAAGCCATTTTCATTGGCACTAGAATCGGAGATCCAAACGCG GTTGGTCAAGAACAATTCTCTCCTAGTTCGCCTGGCTGGCCTCCTTTTATGAGGGTGAATCCTATCTTGGATTGGTCATACAG GGATGTTTGGTCTTTCCTCTTAACCTGTAAGGTCAAATACTGCAGCCTTTATGATGAGGG GTATACATCCATTGGGAGCATATATGATACTGTTCCAAATGCACTTCTTAGTGATTCATCTACTGGGAACAGCTTTAGACCGGCATACATGCTATCAGATGGAAGACTTGAAAGAGCTGGGAGAGCGAAGAAGACTAGCAACAACACGGAAACTAATTCTGTTGCAAGCAATGGCATGAACAATGCTGAGGGAGAGCAAATGATCGCACGTTCGGCTTCAGTTATTGTAGTTGGTGATGAAATATT GTTTGGCACAGTTGAGGACAAATTTGGCGCAGCCTTGTGCAAGAAGCTTCATGAAATTGGCTGGCGAGTTTCTCATGTCACGGTTGTTCACAATGAA ATTGATTCTGTTGCCGAGGAAGTCAAACAATGTAAATCTACTGATGACGTG GTATTTATTTTTGGGGGACTTGGGCCTCTACATTCAGATATTTCATTGGCTGGTGTTGCAAAAGCATTTGGAGTTCGCCTG GCTCCTGATGAAGAGTTTGAGGAGCATCTTAGTCAACTCATAGGGAACAGTTACATTGGTGATCGAAATGAG ATGGCTTTGTTGCCAGAAGGTATTACCGAATTATTACATCACAAGATGCTCCCGTTGCCACTG ATTAAATGCAAGAATGTGATCATTCTTTCTGCAACTAATGTGGATGAACTGGACATGGAGTGGAATTGTCTTCTGGATACCCAAGAGAGTGGTTTACTGAGGACGAAACCTTTTGTATCAAAACATCTCAGCACTTTACTCCCAGAT GTCAAAATTGCTCCGGTGGTTGCAAAGCTATGCTTGGAGTTTTCTGATGTGTACATAG GGTCTCATCGGATTTCGAGAACGGGGCCGTTGGTTGTTAGTCTTATTGGAAAG GATTATCAAAGGGTAGAAGGGGCTGCAGCGAAGCTGTCAGGCAGCTTTTTAGGACTATTTTCCCAAGTTGACAGTTGCAAATAG
- the LOC123061015 gene encoding FAD synthase isoform X1, with translation MEIDAAVRASSDGRLRTKYDNAVYVVQRAFALYPFEEIAFSFNGGKDSTVLLHLIRAGYYLHKTSCGDEAQINTVQNCPLRTIYFETPCAFPEINSFTYETVSTYGLPLETIRSDFKSGLEGLLKEKSTKAIFIGTRIGDPNAVGQEQFSPSSPGWPPFMRVNPILDWSYRDVWSFLLTCKVKYCSLYDEGYTSIGSIYDTVPNALLSDSSTGNSFRPAYMLSDGRLERAGRAKKTSNNTETNSVASNGMNNAEGEQMIARSASVIVVGDEILFGTVEDKFGAALCKKLHEIGWRVSHVTVVHNEIDSVAEEVKQCKSTDDVVFIFGGLGPLHSDISLAGVAKAFGVRLAPDEEFEEHLSQLIGNSYIGDRNEMALLPEGITELLHHKMLPLPLIKCKNVIILSATNVDELDMEWNCLLDTQESGLLRTKPFVSKHLSTLLPDVKIAPVVAKLCLEFSDVYIGSHRISRTGPLVVSLIGKVKRILELWTPLLIFHPTDNDFSQEGHGRCSSPLRRDLTA, from the exons ATGGAGATCGACGCGGCGGTCCGCGCGAGCAGCGACGGCCGGCTGCGCACCAAGTACGACAACGCCGTCTACGTCGTCCAGCGAGCCTTCGCGCTCTACCC GTTTGAGGAGATTGCCTTCAGCTTTAATGGCGGGAAGGATTCAACC GTACTCTTGCATTTAATACGGGCAGGCTACTATCTTCACAAAACAAGTTGTGGGGACGAAGCTCAAATCAATACTGTTCAAAACTGTCCGCTGCGTACCATCTATTTCGAGACCCCTTGTGCTTTCCCTGAAATCAACTCATTCACTTATGAAACAGTCTCAAC TTATGGTTTGCCACTGGAAACTATCCGATCAGATTTCAAATCTGGTCTAGAAGGCCTATTGAAAGAGAAGTCTACTAAAGCCATTTTCATTGGCACTAGAATCGGAGATCCAAACGCG GTTGGTCAAGAACAATTCTCTCCTAGTTCGCCTGGCTGGCCTCCTTTTATGAGGGTGAATCCTATCTTGGATTGGTCATACAG GGATGTTTGGTCTTTCCTCTTAACCTGTAAGGTCAAATACTGCAGCCTTTATGATGAGGG GTATACATCCATTGGGAGCATATATGATACTGTTCCAAATGCACTTCTTAGTGATTCATCTACTGGGAACAGCTTTAGACCGGCATACATGCTATCAGATGGAAGACTTGAAAGAGCTGGGAGAGCGAAGAAGACTAGCAACAACACGGAAACTAATTCTGTTGCAAGCAATGGCATGAACAATGCTGAGGGAGAGCAAATGATCGCACGTTCGGCTTCAGTTATTGTAGTTGGTGATGAAATATT GTTTGGCACAGTTGAGGACAAATTTGGCGCAGCCTTGTGCAAGAAGCTTCATGAAATTGGCTGGCGAGTTTCTCATGTCACGGTTGTTCACAATGAA ATTGATTCTGTTGCCGAGGAAGTCAAACAATGTAAATCTACTGATGACGTG GTATTTATTTTTGGGGGACTTGGGCCTCTACATTCAGATATTTCATTGGCTGGTGTTGCAAAAGCATTTGGAGTTCGCCTG GCTCCTGATGAAGAGTTTGAGGAGCATCTTAGTCAACTCATAGGGAACAGTTACATTGGTGATCGAAATGAG ATGGCTTTGTTGCCAGAAGGTATTACCGAATTATTACATCACAAGATGCTCCCGTTGCCACTG ATTAAATGCAAGAATGTGATCATTCTTTCTGCAACTAATGTGGATGAACTGGACATGGAGTGGAATTGTCTTCTGGATACCCAAGAGAGTGGTTTACTGAGGACGAAACCTTTTGTATCAAAACATCTCAGCACTTTACTCCCAGAT GTCAAAATTGCTCCGGTGGTTGCAAAGCTATGCTTGGAGTTTTCTGATGTGTACATAG GGTCTCATCGGATTTCGAGAACGGGGCCGTTGGTTGTTAGTCTTATTGGAAAG GTAAAGAGAATACTTGAACTATGGACTCCGTTGTTGATTTTTCACCCCACCGACAACGATTTTAGCCAGGAAGGCCATGGCCGCTGCTCTTCCCCACTCCGCCGTGACCTCACTGCATGA